Part of the Caulifigura coniformis genome, GCTGGGAGTCGCATTGCTGGGGGTCGGGGCGGTGGCGATGGTGATCAGCCGCTACCTGCCTCAGATTCCGATCCTGAAACACATGATCCTGACACCTCCCGGGGCCATCGCCCTGGCGGATCCGAACCGGCCGCAGTTGCGGCCGGAGGTTGCGGGGACGGCAGATCCGCTGCTGGGGAGAATCGGCGTCGCCCGGACCTTGTTGCGGCCTTCGGGCAAGGCGGAAATCGACGGGCGGCTGGTGGAAGTGATCAGCGAAGGGGGGATGGTTCCGGCCGGGAAAGCGGTTGAAGTCGTTCAGGCGCAGGGGGCACGGATCGTGGTTCGCGAAGTGGCGGCGAACGGCTGAGTCGACGGGCGTACGGCGTGTGTTTTCAAAAGTGGTGCGATAACATTCCAGCTCGGGCATCGTTTGATGCCTTCAAATCTTCAACGCAAAGGATGCAACAGTGGTTCGTCAGTCGATTGTTCTTGGCCTCGTCTTGTCCGTTGCCCCCATCCTGGCGGGCTGTCCTGCGAGCAACCAGTCGAAGGAATTGACCCAGGAGGACGCGAAGACGACCGCTCCAGTGGAAGCTCACGAACATGAACATGGTCCGCACGACGGTGAGATCGTGGAACTGGGTGAGTACCACGGGGAAGTGGTTCTCGAGAACGACCGCAAGGTGACGCTGTACGTGCTTGATGGGGCGGTGAAGAACGCCGTTCCGCTGGCCGAGACGACGGCGACGCTGGTCCTGAAGAACGGGGCGGAGTCAACCAAGTTCGACCTGAAGGCGGTGCCGCTCGAAGGGGAAACCGACGGCAAGTCGTCGCGGTTCCAGTCGGAAGGCCCGCTGCCGGAGACCGTGAAGAACGGCCACGACATTGCTGGCGACGTGACGCTGACGGTCGCCGGCAAGGCGACAACGGGGGCGGTGGGTCACGCTCACTGAGCATCGACGCGATTCTGATCGGGCCCGCCGGCGCAAAGTCGGCGGGTCACATTTTTCGCGGGGGACGAATGAACGCCATTCCGCAGAATCGCCGCGCCTTGTCAGCCGAAGTCTGGCCAGGCGCGGCGATTTGTGTTTTCGGACTGCTGTTGAGCGGCTGCAAGCCGGCCGAGACGGCGAAGCCGGCACCGCAGTCGACGGCCGCCGAAACTCCCGCGATGTCGGCGGCGCCGGCGGAGATGCCGCCGGCGACAGCCGAATCGGTGAAGCCGACAGCTCCGGCGGAGGCGCCGCCCTCCACTCCAGTGATACCGCAGGCCACTCCTGCTGCGATGCCGCCTGCGGTGGAGTCCTCAGCGGAGAAACCTGCGGACGAAGGGGCGCCGAAGGCGAGCACCCGGCCGGAGCACATTGTGGCCCTCGAGAAGCTCGGGGCGGTGCTGGATTATGGAGTCGGGGACCGGTTGATCGACGTCGACCTGGACGGCAAGCCGGCGACCGACGCCGATCTCGACCACCTGTCCATGTTGAGCGACCTCAAGATCCTGAACCTGTCGGGGTCGCGGATTACCGATGCGGGGCTCGCGAAGCTGGCGCCGCTGAAGCGGCTCAAGTTTCTCTACCTGTTCAAGACCGACATTACAGACGCGGGCCTGGAGCACTTGAAAGAATTACCGCGGCTGGAGGTGCTGTGTCTCGACCAGACTCTGATCACGGATGGGGGGGTGAAGTCGCTGGAAGCGTTGTCGCGGCTGGAGAAGCTGCACGTTCACAGCCGGGTGGCGCTGACCGACGCCTCGATCGATTCGCTTTCGAAGCATGTGCGGCTGTTCGAACTCAAGGTCGGCGGGCCGGGATTTACCGAGCCGGGAATCGCTCGCTTGCGCGAGGCGTTGCCGAACTGTACAGTGCATTATGATCCCAACGCAGAGGCGTCGGAGGGCTGACGAAGCCTGCGCAGAGGGGGAGTTTTTTCACGACCGGCATAGCGCGTGCATTCGGTGTGCAGGTCTTCATCCTGGCCAAAGGAGGAGGTCTGTTGGGCAGCAGATCCGATTCCCCGACTGATCGCGCGGCTGGTTTGCCGGTGTACTCGCGTCGTCGTCTGCTTGGAGCGGCTTCGGCCGCGGTCCTGAGCGGCAGGGCTTCCTCGGGACTGCTGGCGCAGGCGCCTGAGCGAAGCAACGAGCGTGCTGGGCTGGAACTGATCACGCCCGAGGCGAAAACGGCCATCCAGCGTGCGCTGGCTACCCTGTCGCGGCGGCAAATCACCCAGGGGGAATTCAAAGGAGCGTTCGGATCCGGGGGCTATGCGGGGGGCGTCGCCGTGTGCGGGCTTGCGGGGATGGCGTTCCTGGCCAGCGGCAGCGCTCCCGGCCGGGGGCCTTACGGCAAGGCGATTGAACGGTGCATCGACTACCTGGTGAGGAACACGGATTCGAACGGGTACATCTCGGCGCAAGCGACCGGGGGACAGGACCGGATGTACGGTCATGGCTTCGCAACGCTATTCCTGGCGGAAGCATACGGGATGTCGGTGCACAGCGATGTGAACGACAAGCTGGGAAGCAAGCTGAAGTCGGCCGTCAAGCTGATCATCAGCACGCAGAATGACCAGGGGGGCTGGCGCTACCAGCCGGTGAAGTCGGATGCGGACCTGTCAATCACGATCTGCCAGATCATGGCGCTCAGGGCGGCGCGGGATGCGGGGCTGCACGTTCCGAACGAGACGCGTGCGCGGTGCATCGACTATGTGAAGAAGAGTCACGGCGCTGACGGCAGTTTTGCCTACACGCTGGGGAGCGGCAGCAGGGGCGGTTCGTTCGCCCTGGCGGCGGCGGGGATCGTGGCGCTCAACAGCGCGGGAATCTACGACGGCAAGGAAGTGGAGTCGGCGCTGGGGTACGTGTGGCGCCAGAAGCCGGGGGGAACGATCAACGGCGGGTACTACTTCTATTCGCACTACTACGCGGCGCAGGCGATGTGGCATGCGGGGGGGACGTACTGGTCGGGGTGGTATCCTGCGATCCGGGACGTTCTGGTGAGGAACCAGAGCGGCTCGGGAACGTGGAACGATCCCGGAGTGGGGGAAGAATTTGGAACCGCGATGGGGCTGATCATTCTCCAACTTCCGTACAACTATGTTCCGGTGTTCGGAGAAGGTTGAGTTCCGAAGAGAGGCGGGGATGATCGCGGTCCCGCGCACTGGTTGGTCCAAATCAAGTCATTCCGGTTTACGAATCGCACAGCATGTCCCACGAGATGTCCGCCAGCGGTGACGACATTCAGGCCCTGGAGCACGTTAAACAGGCCCAGGCCAGGTTGAGAGCGGAACTGGGCAAGATCGTCATCGGGCAGGTCGAGGTGATCGACCAGCTCTTGATGGCGATTCTTTCCCAGGGGCATTGCCTGCTGGAGGGAGTGCCCGGACTCGCCAAGACGCTGATGGTCAGCACGCTGTCGAAAGCGCTCCAGCTGAAATTCCGTCGTATCCAGTTCACCCCGGACCTGATGCCGGCGGACATCACCGGGACGGAAGTGCTGCAGGAAGACAAATCGACCGGACACCGCGAATTCCGGTTCCTGGAAGGTCCGGTGTTTTCAAACATCGTGCTGGCGGACGAAATCAACCGCACTCCGCCGAAGACGCAGGCGGCGCTGCTGGAAGCAATGCAGGAACGGCAGGTGACGATCGGGGGCCAGCGGCGTTCGCTGCCGGCGCCATTCTTCGTTCTCGCGACGCAGAACCCGATTGAGCAGGAGGGGACCTACTCGCTGCCCGAAGCGCAGCAGGATCGCTTCATGTTCAAGGTGTTCGTGAAGTATCCGAGCTACGACGAGGAATACCGGATCGCCGAATCGACGACTTCAGACACGCGCGTCGAGGTCTCGGAAGTCCTGTCGGCGGAGGAAATCCTGCGACTGCAGCAGCTGGTGCGCCGTGTCCCGGTTCCGCCGCATGTGATCCACTACGCGCTCCGCCTCGTGCGAGCGACGCGGATTCATGAAGGGGAAGGAGTTCCCGAGTTCATGAAGGAGAGCGTCAGCTGGGGAGCGGGCCCGCGGGCGATGCAGTACCTGCTTCTGGGAGGGAAGGCGCGGGCGGTGCTTGACGGCCGGTTCTTTGTGACGACGGAAGACGTGAAGTCAGTCGCGCTGCCGGTTCTGAGGCACCGGGTGATTACGAACTTTGCCGCCGAGTCGGCGGGCCTGACGCCGGACAAGGTAATTTCCCGGCTCGTCGATGAGCTCCCTGCACGTCATCCGAACGACGAGATCCCGCCGGCCGCGGCCCGCGCGTTCGCAGCCGCCGGCCAGATCTGAGCTCCCATCCCATGTCGGCTTCTTCGCCCCGTTATCTCGACGCCAAGTCGATCGAGCGAATCTCGCGCCTCGATCTGCGAGCCCGCGCCGTGGTGGAAGGGTTCCTGACGGGGCAGCATCGCAGCCCTTTCAACGGCTTTGCGATCGAATTCGCGGGACATCGCGAATACACGCCCGGGGACGAGTTGAAGCATGTCGACTGGCGCGTGTGGTCGAAAACCGACCGCATGTACATCAAGCAGTACGAAGAGGAGACGAACCTCAAGTGCCATGTCCTGCTCGACAGCTCGAAGTCGATGCGCTACGGGGAGAAGTCGAGCCCGCCATGGAGCAAGTTTGACTACGCGGCCACGGCTGCGGCCTCGCTGGCGTTCCTGCTCCAGCAGCAGCAGGACGCCGTCGGGCTGGTGACGTTCGATACGCAGGTGAGGGCGCACCTCCCTCCGAGTTCGCACCCCAGCCAGCTGAAACGGCTGCTGCATCAGCTCGAGCAGACCTCGCCGGACGACAAGACCGACGTGAGCCGATTGTTCGTGGAGTTGGCGGCGCCATTGAAGACGCGCGGCATCGTGGTGCTGGTCTCGGATCTGTTCGTCGACCAGGCGACGCTCAAGGAAACGCTCCAGCAGTTCCGCCTGCGGAGGCACGACGTGATCGTGTTTCACGTCATGCATGACGACGAGCTGCGGTTCCCGTTTGAGGACAACACCCAGTTCCGCGGGATGGAGGTCGATCGGGAACTGCAGACCGACCCGAAGTCGCTGCGACGGTCGTACCTCGAGATCGTGGAAAAGTACCTGGCTGACGTACGGAAGACCTGCGGAGCACTGGGCGTGGACCATGTTCTCCTGAATACCTCGGAACCCCTCGACGCGGCGCTCGCGTCTTACCTGACGCTGCGGCAACGCGTGAAGCATCGCTGACCACATTCCTGACCGACTCCCTCGTTCCTGACATTCGGATCCAATGGGTTTTCTTGCTGGATGGATGCTGAATCCCTGGCTGTTCGCGGCGGGCGGTCTGCTCGTGGCGGCCCCGATTCTCATTCACCTGCTGAATCGTCGGAAATTCCGGATCGTCGACTGGGCGGCGATGGATTTCCTGCTGGAAGCGGACCAGCGGAACCGCCGCCGCGTGCAGATCGAAGAGATGATCCTGCTGTTGCTGAGGTGCGCTGCGATGCTGCTGGCGGGGCTGTTCGTGGCGCGTCCCTTTCTGCCGAGCAGCATCACGAGAAGCCTTTTTCAGACGGATCGGACCGAGCGGGTCGTCCTGCTGGATGATTCGCCCAGTATGGATGCGGTCCATGCGGGATCGAGTCCGTTTCGAACGGCCAAGCGGCGGATCGCGGAGTTCGTCACCGCACTGGCGGAAGAGGGAAACGGAGACTCCCTGACGCTGTGCCTGACATCCCGACCCGATCGTCCGATTTTCCGGGACGCGGTCGTCGACAACCGTTCGGCTGCGGGACTGGTGGGGGAAGTGGAGGCGCTCGCGGTCTGCGACCTTCCGGCGCGGTTCGACCAGGCGTTCGTCTCGCTGCGCGGGCTGGTGCAGGGGAAGTCGGAGCGGATCAACAGGGTCGGTTACGTGCTGAGCGACCTGCGGAGGAGCGACTGGACCTCCGATGAGAAGAAGGGGGAGACGCGAGCCGCGGGCGAATCCGCCGCCGCCGCGGAGGCACTCGCGACTCTCTCGAAAGACCTGGCCGGTTGTTTCGTGGTGGATTGTGGAGCAGGGCCGGCGACCAACGTGGCAGTGACCGGCATCACTCCTGAAGACAAGGCGTTGCTCTCGGGGGTGACGACGCGGTTCCAGGTGACGGTGAAGAACTTCGGGAGCGAAGCGCTGCGCGACGTGCCGGTGAAATTCGTGGCCGGGGGGGCGCTGCCAATGTCGGCAACGATCGGTGCGGTCCCTCCGGGAGGAACTGGCTCGGTCCCGTTTTCATTCACGTTCGCTGCCGCGGGGGATGACGAAGCGGCGGTCGAGCCGATTGAAATGACCGCGGAGATCGGCAGCCTGCCTGGGGACATGCTTGCGGCTGACAATGCTCGTTACTTCGCCGCGCGGGTGCGGGCCGGCATTCCCACGCTGATCGTCGACGGCGATCCCTCGGGCGAATTCGGGCACGCGGAGTCGTTCTTTCTTCAGCGGGCCCTCTCTCCTCCAGGGTCGTCCCGTTCGGGCATCACGACGGAGGTGGTGAACGACTCAGATTTCGGCGGGATGTCGCTTGAGGCCTTTCAGGCGATTTACCTGTGCAACGTCTACCAGCTCGATCTCGCGCGGGTAAAAGCCCTCGAGGAATGGGTCCGGGCCGGCGGGGGACTGGTGGTATTTCCCGGTGCGCAAGTCGACCAGCGGTTTTACAACGAAATTCTCTGCCAGGGGGGCAAGGGGCTGTTGTCCAGGCCTCTCCAGTCAATTTCGGGAGACGAGACGGAGAAGAGCTGGGCCGCGTTCGCGGTGACGCAGCCCGAGCATCCGGCGGTGCGGGTGTTCGGCGGGGATGCGGCTCCGCTCCTGGAATCGGCGAAGGTGTATCAATGGTGGAGCGTCCCGGAAACGGGTGAAGGCACGGTGCTGCTCCGGCTGGCGGATGCGGACCGCAGCCCGGCGATGATCGAACGGCGCTTCGGTGCGGGCCGGGTGATCCAGTTCTGCGTCCCTGCCGACGCAGAATGGAGCAACTGGCCGGAAGACGCGAGCTACCTGATCCTGCTCCAGGAGCTGAATCGCTACCTCGCGCAGACGTCGGCCTCGCCGGGCCAGATTGTCGTCGGTGAGCCGCTGATTGAGCCTGTCGATCTTTCGCGATACCGGGCGGAGGTGGGGCTGATCCGACCGGATGGTGCAACGTCGACGCTCCTGGCGGTGCCCAATGGAAATGAGCGGGGGCCGGGAACGTCGAACCAGTGGACCGTGCGAATCGACGATGCGATCACGAGAGGATTCTACCGCTTCGAGCTGACGACTCCCGAAGGAGGAGCGGAGAAGGTGCTGGCGGCCGCCAGCCTGCCCGGGGGGGAGAGCGAGCTCAACCGCATCGATTCCAGTACGCTGCAGTCTTCGTGGCAGGGAGCGCCGGTGGAACTGGTGGGACCGGTGGCGCTCGCGGGCCTGACGGCAGACGCGGCACGCGGCGAATTGTGGTGGTTCGTGGTGCTGATCCTTGCCGCCGTGTTGTTCGCGGAACAGGGGCTGGCATGGATGTTTGGAAGGAGGCGGTGAGATGGATCAAAGCCTCATCAACGGGATTCGGAACGGAGCTGGCTGGTGCGTGGCGACGGCGGCCTGCGCCTGCGTGGCTGCTTCGATCGCCTTGGCCCAGGGAGTCCCCGCCCAGCGGCTCATCCTTCCGGGCGCGCAACGGCCAGTTCCGGTGGAAGAACCGGCGATCGGCCGGCCGGCTGCCCCGATTCGGGTGAGAGCCGCGGCCCCGGCGGCCGAGGGGCGGAGCGAATCCGCGCCGCTGGATACGGGGCTGACCACGAGCGAGGAACTGGAGCGGCTCCTGGAGCGTGCCACGCAGGTGGCCGTTGAACGCCCTGACCTGGCGCCTGTCCTGTGGCAGCGAATCCTTGATGAGGGGGCGAATGCGTTCGCCCGGGCGGAGCTGAAGAATCAGGTCCCGCTGCGTCGGCAATACGAAATCTTCAGGCCGTTTTCGAATGAATCGTTGCGCGCGATCGTCGCGGCGGGACCGGAAGCGGTTCGGCATTATCGCCTGCAGTCGGACGGTCCGGCACGCGTTCTGATGGCCCGGCAGGGAGAGGACCGGGAGGCGGCGCTCGCGGAGATTGTGCGGCGCTATTTCCTCACGACGATCGGCGATGACGCGGCGTTCGAGTTGGGATGCCGGCTGCTCGAACGGGGGGACGTCACGTCCGCCGACCATCTGTTCGACCGCCTGTCGCTGTATCCGGACAGTAGCATCGAGCCGGACGCGATCACGGTCCGCCGGGCGGTGACGCAGTCGCGTCTGGGGAGGCAGAAGGTCGCGGTCGCCCTGGTGGAGTCGCTGGGGCAGGAGTTCGACGACCTGAAGCCAATGCTGCTGAATGAGGTTCAGGAACGGAACTCGCCCTCCTCGAACAAGGGCCAGTCTGCCGGGACGCCCGTCATGCCGGGGGATCTGACGGGCGAGGCACTGGAGCCTGATTGGGAGTTCCGGCCCGCGTGGACGCTCAAAGGGGTGAAAGCTTCCGCCAACAACGAAGCGATCATGTCGGGGATTTCGAATGGTCGGCCGATGATCTTCGTGCGTCAGCCGGGGGGGAACTACTCGCAGACGACGCTGGACGACAAGAACGTCCCTGACTTGACGTTGTCGCAGCTGGCGACGGCATGGCGCGGGGGCACATGGAGGCCAGCTTCGAGCCCGGTGGTTGTTGATGGGCGACTTTACTTGAAGTCGGAGTCGCGAACCGTGTGTTGCTCCGCGAGCACGGGAGAAGTGCTATGGATGGGGCGGCCGACGCGGTTTCCGATCAATGAAATGACGCGCCAGCTGGCGCTCGTGGCGTCGCACGGAGTCAACGTCCCGATTGTGACCACGACCTACATCGCGGGTCTGCAACCGAAAACGCTGACGGAGATCATGCTGTTCTCGGAGCGACTGCACCATGAGGTTACGGTGAGCGGGGGCCGCGTGTATGTGATCGAAGGAGACCTCGATACTCCGTCGGTGCGGAAGAAGGCGACGGAGAACGTGGTCGAGCGGCAGATGTTCGGTGGTCCAATGCCGACACACCACGCCCGGCCAAACGAACTCGCCTGCTACGACGCGAAGACGGGGCGGCTGATCTGGACGGTCGCGTCGGGAGGGGTGTTGCCGGCCGGGTCGACGGTGTGCAGCAAGCCGCTCGTTGCGGGATCGCTCCTGCTGGTTGCCGTAGGCATCGACAGCCAGCTGGCACTTGTGGCCATTGAATCCTCGAACGGCAGCGTGGTCTGGAAGACGAATCTCGCGGACCTGGGAGGGGCCTGGCAGCCGATTCCGGTCGGTCTGGCGGTCGATGACGGGAGCGTCTACGTGGCGTCCGGTTCGGGGACGTTGTTCTCGGTGGACCGGAATGGAGGCACGCTTCGATGGGCCGTTTCGTACCCCCGACTGAAGTCGTCGGCGATGGAGCGGCGGGTGATCGAAGGAAATCCCGGCCAGCGGATCCAGATCGTGTTTGACGAGAATTTCCTCGCCTGCGAGGAAGGGGCGATCGTTCTTGCCGCGGCCGACTGCGACCACGTGATGAGTTTCGACGTGACGGATGGCGCACTGCGATGGGATTCCCCGATCCCTCCCACTTCGCTCAGTGGAGCCCCGGGCTATGTGGTCGGCATGGCGAACGGCCGGATTTACCTGGCGAACAACAAGACGCTGTGGAGCATCAGCACCAGGGGAGGGCGAATCCTCTGGGACTTGTCGCTGGATGGAGCATGTGGTCGCGGACTGTTGACCAGCGACTCATTGTTCGTTCCCCAGCAGCAGACAGTGACGCAGGTCGACCCTGAAACGGGCCGTACGCTGAACAAGATTGCCTGCGCGATGCTGGACTCCGAGCCGGTGGGCAATCTTGTCGCGGATGGCAACAGGTTGCTGGTGGCGAGCGCGGCCCGGTTGATCGCGATGAAGCCCAAGGCCACTCGGATCGAAGAAGCACCCGGGCAGGAGCCCAAGAGCCCGCCAACGGGAGGGAAGCTGTGATTGAGAAACAACCGATGACTAGAGCTTTTCTCCCGGTGCTGCTCATCCTGTGCGGGCTGACTGCGTTCGTTCCGCGTTCCGCGGGGGCCCAGGACAACCCGTACGCCGAGAGCTACCTGCGGATGCTGACGGAACGCGGGATTGCGACCGACGCGGCGGGGCTCCGGGTGTTTCTGGCAAGCCATGTGCCTGGTCCGGAAGACACAGCCCGGCTGGCCGAGAACCTGGCAGACCTGGGGCATGAAGACTATGCGAAACGTGAAGCGGCGATGCAGGCGCTGCTCGCCCGTCCGCCGCGGTCGCTCGCGGAAGTGGAACTCCGGGCGGCGAGCGACGATCCGGAAGTGCGGTGGCGCGCCAAGCTGGTGCTCGACACGCTTCGGCAGCCGGGCAACGACCTGCTGTATGCTTCGCTGATCGTTATTCCATTGCGAAAAGTGCAGGGGCTGGCCGATGTTGTTCTCGGCGTGGCCCCGCTCTGCCAGTCGGACTCGATGCAGCTGGCGATGAGCCGGGCGCTCGTGGCGACGGCGACGGAAGCGGACGCGCCACTCCTGAAGAAGAGCCTGGGGCATGAAGATCCCCGGATCCGGATGGCCTGCCTCAACGCGCTGGCGACCACGCTTGGCGAGGCGGCCGTGGCCGACATCCTGCCGTTGCTCGACGACAGGAACGACCTGGTGCGTCTCGATGCGGCGACTCAGCTGCTTCAGTTCCGGAGGGGGGAGTCGCTCCGAACGCTTGGAAAGCTGCTCGTTTCCGAGCAGTTGACGGTTCGGAACCGGAGCATCCACAAGCTGCGGTCGACGCTGAAGGTGAGCCTGCCGTATTCCGGTTACGAGCCTGCGGAGGACCGGGCCCTGCATGCCGCGGAATGGCAGAAGTCGATCGAGGCCAACCTGGATGCGAAGGCGGAACCTGTGACGAGCACGGCCGCGCCGCAGTTCGTTGCCCACCTGGCGCTGCAGTCACCGCGTTACCGGACCTTGATCCTCATTGGAAAAGATGGCGCGATCGAGAAAAAGCAGGTCGCGCAGCCGGGCGGGCGAAGTGTGGCCGTAGGGAATGGCAACCTGCTGTCGGTCCATCCCTCGAGTGCTGTCGTTACGGAGACCGACCACTCCGACAAGACCGTGTGGGTGTCGAAGGCCCTCGATGAACGCCCGATCGTCGCGATCCGGCGAAAAGATGGAAACACGCTTGTTGCCACGATGGAGGGTTCGCTCATTGAACTGAACGCCAGCGGCAACATGATCCGGAAGTCGGAGATCGGGATCGTGCAGGACATCGAAGCTCTGGAGAACGGCAACGTGCTGCTCCTGAGCTTCGTTGAAAGCAAACTCAAGCAGCTGGACGCAACGGGCCGCGTTCAATGGCAAGTCTCCCTCCCCGCGCCGCCGACGTCGATGTGCCTGGCAAAGGACGGGCATGCCGTGATCACGCTGCAGGGTGCGAAGCAGCTGGCGGACGTCGACCTGGCCACTCAGGCCCTGAAGACTCTCAGTGCGCCGTTCCGCTCGCCGATGCAGGTGGAGCAGCTTGAGGATGGCCGGCTGGCGATCATGGACGTGGTGGGAGCGCATCTTGCCGACCGGCAGGGGGCGCTGATTGAAACGATCAACCTGTTGCCGGTTTCCCCGGACGGATTCTAACGGCCCCCTGACGAGGAAGTCATCACGTGTCGCCGCTGCGGTGGACCTGGATTCAACGACTCTTCGGGATCGACGGGACTGAGATTCCCGCCGGCGCCGAAGTGCACTTGACGTGGTCCAATCTGCCGGAATCGTGGAAGGTTTTCGTGGCCCTGCTCGCAGCGGGTTGTGCAATTGCGGCGGTGCTTCACATGTACCGCAGCGATGCGGCCCGACTGCCGGTGCGAAGTCGCCGCCTGCTGGCGGGACTTCGCATTTCGGCCCTGGTGCTGCTGGCCGTGATGGCGCTGGGGCCGGCCCTTGGTTATTCCCATCGGCATGTCCTGGAGCCAACGCTTGTCGTGCTGCGCGACTCGTCCCAGTCGATGGCTGTCGCCGATGCGGCCCGGAACCCGGAGAACAGGGGGGCGTTTCCGGGATCGACGGGCGATGTGACGAGGGCGCAGGCCATCAATGCGCTGTTGTCGCCCGATGAGGGGGCACTCCTAATCGGCCTCTCGAGCCGGGGGCGGCTGCGAGTTCTGGATTTCGCGGAGTCGGTGCAGCCGGCGGGAATGGAAACGGATGACGCCGGCGCAGAACCGCCTGCGGATGGTGAACAGCAAGCAGACGTCTCGACCGTCCATCCAGTGACGCCGACGGGCATCGGGACGAATCTTCATCGGGCACTGGCCGAGGCCCTTTCGGAACGCCTGAGCGCGGGGATCGTCTTGTTCACGGATGGGCAGCAGACGGATCGGTCATCGGGCAAGGACGAACTCCTGGCGCTGGCGCAACGCGCTGCCTCACGAGGAACGCCGATCTTTGTCGTGGGGCTCGGCGACCCGAACCGTCCGCGGAACGTCCGCGTCGCCGATGTGTTTGCGGCCGATCGCGTCTGGAAGGATGACCCGTTCGAGCTCCAGGGGGCTCTGGAGAGCGAAGGGCTCGGCGCGAGGATGGTGCAGGTCGAATTGATCGAGCAGAGGCGCGAGGATGGTTCCGACCAACTGGGTGAAGGGAAAGTGCTGGAGACGCGCGAAGTGGCGCTCCCGGAGGCCGGGGGGCCGACACGGCTGACGTTCTCACACACGTCCAAAGAGGCCGGGCGGTTCGCGTACTCGCTGCGTGTGCCGCCGCTCGAAGGAGAATCGTCGAGCGACGACAATCGCTCGACGGTTCCGGCCGAGGTGAAAGTGATCGACGACAAGGCTCGGGTGCTCGTCGTTTCGGGGAATCCCAACTGGGACTACCGCTTTCTGCGGCAGATCCTCGAACGGGAAAAGTCGGTCGATGTTTCGTGCTGGCTGCAATCGCTCGATGAAGGACGCGGTCAGGAAGGCGACACTGCGATTACCCACCTGCCGCGGACGCGGGAGGAGCTGTTCGCGTATGACGTGATCGTGCTTCTCGACCCGGACCCGCGCGAGTTCGACGAAGCCTGGATGGACCTGCTGACCGAGTTTGTCCGCGACCATTCGGGAGGACTGCTGTTCATGGCCGGTCCGTCGTACACGAGCCGATTCCTGGGGGGCGCGCGGACGGAGAAGCTTCGCGAGATCCTTCCCGTACGGTTCGGCGACCTGGCGGCGATTGACGTCGAATCTCTCCTGCAATCCGAAGACCGCGACTGGCCGCTCGGGATCGTCGAACGCAGCCTCGACCATCCACTCATGCGGTTCTATCCGGAGATCAACCGTTCGCTGGATGCCTGGAAACTGTTTCCGGGGATCATCTGGAGCTACCCGGTTCGAGAAGCCATCCCGGCCTCCACGGTGCTTCTGGAACATACCGATCCGGCGCTCAACCAGCTGCATGGCCCGAGACCGTTGCTGGTGTCGGGGCAGTTCGGTTCGGGGCGGACGATCTTCGCGGGGTTCGACGGGACGTGGCGGTGGCGACAGGCAGGAAACAACGCCGAATTCTTCAACCGATTCTGGCTGCAGACGATCCGGTTTCTTGTCGAAGGGCGTTCGGTTGAAGGGAAGCGGCGGGGCACGATCGAGACCGACCGCAGCCGTTATGAAGTGGGCGACCGCAT contains:
- a CDS encoding outer membrane protein assembly factor BamB family protein → MDQSLINGIRNGAGWCVATAACACVAASIALAQGVPAQRLILPGAQRPVPVEEPAIGRPAAPIRVRAAAPAAEGRSESAPLDTGLTTSEELERLLERATQVAVERPDLAPVLWQRILDEGANAFARAELKNQVPLRRQYEIFRPFSNESLRAIVAAGPEAVRHYRLQSDGPARVLMARQGEDREAALAEIVRRYFLTTIGDDAAFELGCRLLERGDVTSADHLFDRLSLYPDSSIEPDAITVRRAVTQSRLGRQKVAVALVESLGQEFDDLKPMLLNEVQERNSPSSNKGQSAGTPVMPGDLTGEALEPDWEFRPAWTLKGVKASANNEAIMSGISNGRPMIFVRQPGGNYSQTTLDDKNVPDLTLSQLATAWRGGTWRPASSPVVVDGRLYLKSESRTVCCSASTGEVLWMGRPTRFPINEMTRQLALVASHGVNVPIVTTTYIAGLQPKTLTEIMLFSERLHHEVTVSGGRVYVIEGDLDTPSVRKKATENVVERQMFGGPMPTHHARPNELACYDAKTGRLIWTVASGGVLPAGSTVCSKPLVAGSLLLVAVGIDSQLALVAIESSNGSVVWKTNLADLGGAWQPIPVGLAVDDGSVYVASGSGTLFSVDRNGGTLRWAVSYPRLKSSAMERRVIEGNPGQRIQIVFDENFLACEEGAIVLAAADCDHVMSFDVTDGALRWDSPIPPTSLSGAPGYVVGMANGRIYLANNKTLWSISTRGGRILWDLSLDGACGRGLLTSDSLFVPQQQTVTQVDPETGRTLNKIACAMLDSEPVGNLVADGNRLLVASAARLIAMKPKATRIEEAPGQEPKSPPTGGKL
- a CDS encoding HEAT repeat domain-containing protein, coding for MTRAFLPVLLILCGLTAFVPRSAGAQDNPYAESYLRMLTERGIATDAAGLRVFLASHVPGPEDTARLAENLADLGHEDYAKREAAMQALLARPPRSLAEVELRAASDDPEVRWRAKLVLDTLRQPGNDLLYASLIVIPLRKVQGLADVVLGVAPLCQSDSMQLAMSRALVATATEADAPLLKKSLGHEDPRIRMACLNALATTLGEAAVADILPLLDDRNDLVRLDAATQLLQFRRGESLRTLGKLLVSEQLTVRNRSIHKLRSTLKVSLPYSGYEPAEDRALHAAEWQKSIEANLDAKAEPVTSTAAPQFVAHLALQSPRYRTLILIGKDGAIEKKQVAQPGGRSVAVGNGNLLSVHPSSAVVTETDHSDKTVWVSKALDERPIVAIRRKDGNTLVATMEGSLIELNASGNMIRKSEIGIVQDIEALENGNVLLLSFVESKLKQLDATGRVQWQVSLPAPPTSMCLAKDGHAVITLQGAKQLADVDLATQALKTLSAPFRSPMQVEQLEDGRLAIMDVVGAHLADRQGALIETINLLPVSPDGF